GCATCTGCGCCGGCGAGAACACGCTGGTCGACAACCTGAGCTTCTCGGTGCAGCCCGGCGAAGTGCTGGCGCTGATCGGCGAATCCGGCTCCGGCAAGACCACCACCGCGCTCGCGCTGATGGCCTATGCACGCCACGGCTGCCGCATCTCGGCCGGCCGGGTGCAGATCGGCGACACCGACGTGCTGGCGCTCGATGCGGCGCGGCAGCGCTCGCTGCGCGGCCACACGGTCTCCTACATCGCGCAGAGCGCGGCCGCGTCGTTCAACCCCTCGCGCACGATCATGGACCAGGTGGTCGAGCCCACCGTCATCCACGGCCTGTGCAAGCGGGCCGAGGCCGAGGCCAAGGCGGTGCAGCTGTTCCGCGAACTCGCGCTGCCCGATCCGGAAAACATCGGGTCGCGCTATCCGCACCAGGTCTCCGGCGGCCAGCTGCAGCGGCTGATGGCCGCCATGGCGCTGATCGGCGACCCCGAGCTCGTGATCCTCGACGAGCCCACCACCGCGCTCGACGTGACCACGCAGATCGAGGTGCTGCGCGCCTTCCGCCGCGTGGTGCGCGAGCGCCGTGCCACCGCCGTGTACGTGAGCCACGACCTGGCCGTGGTGGCGCAGATGGCCGACCACATCCTGGTGCTGCGCAACGGCAGGATGAGCGAGATCAACGCCACCGGGCAGATCCTCTCGGCGCCCGCCGACGACTACACGAAGTGCCTGCTCGCGGCCGCGCGGCCCGCGGTGCGCGCGTCGGGCCAGGCCTCGGGCGATTCGGAACTGCTGCTCGATGTGCAGGAGCTGTCGTGCGGTTACGGCGCGGTGGACGCGAAGGGCCAGCCGGCCAAGATCATCCTCGAGGACATCAACCTCAAGCTCTACCGCGGGCAGGCCATTGGCGTGATCGGCGAATCGGGCTCGGGCAAGACCACGCTGGCGCGCGCCGTTGCCGGCCTGCTCAAACCCTGCCACGGCAGCGTCATGTTCGATGGTCATGCGCTCAAGCCCACGCTGCAGCAGCGCAGCCCCGAGGAGCTGCGCCGCATACAGATCGTGTTCCAGATGGCCGACACGGCCTTGAACCCCTCGCAGACCATCTGGCGCATCCTGGCGCGGCCATTGCAGTTCTACAAGGGCTTGCGCGGCGAGCCGCTCAAGCGGCGCATCCATGAACTGCTCGACCTGGTGAAGCTGCCGCACACCGTGGCCGACCGACTGCCCGGCGGGCTCTCGGGCGGGCAGAAGCAGCGCGTGAACCTGGCGCGCGCGCTGGCGGCCGAGCCTGACCTGATCCTCTGCGACGAGGTGACCTCGGCGCTGGACACCGTGGTGGCCGCGGCGGTGCTCGACCTCATGGCCGAGCTGCGGCGCGAGCTCGGCGTGTCCTATCTCTTCATCAGCCACGACCTGCACACGGTGCGCTCGGTGTGCGACGAGATCGTGGTGATGCAGCACGGCCGCAAGCTCTCGCAGGTGGCGCGCGCCGACTACGAGCGCGGGCCGCACCACCCCTACTACCAGCTGCTCGCCCGCTCCGTGCCCGAGCTGCGCCAGGGCTGGCTCGACGACATGGACCGCAAGGCTGCGGAAGCCGCATGAAGAAAACCGAAATGACCCCCACGTTCCGCATCGCGCTGATCGCCGGCGACGGCATCGGCAAGGAAGTGATGCCCGAGGGCCTGCGCGTGGTGCTGGCCGCCGCGGAGCGCTTCGGCTTCGAGCTCGACTGCCGCACCATCGCCTGGGCCAGCTGCGACTACCACGCCGAGCACGGCCAGATGATGCCGGACGACTGGAAAGAGCAGCTCCAGGGCGTCGACGCAATCTATTTCGGCGCCGTCGGCTGGCCTGCCACCGTGCCCGACCACGTCTCGCTCTGGGGATCGCTGCTGAAGTTCCGCCGCGAGTTCGACCAGTACATCAACCTGCGCCCGGTGCGCCTGTTCGAAGGCGTGCCATGCCCGCTGGCCGGCCGCAAGCCCGGCGACATCGACTACCTGGTGGTGCGCGAAAACACCGAGGGCGAATACACCTCGCTCGGCGGCGTGATGTACGAGGGCACCGAGCGCGAGATCGTGATCCAGGAGTCGGTGTTCTCGCGCCACGGCACCGACCGCGTGCTGAAGTACGCCTGCGAACTCGCCCGGTCGCGC
This genomic window from Variovorax sp. V93 contains:
- a CDS encoding ABC transporter ATP-binding protein, which encodes MGAPLTVQGLSICAGENTLVDNLSFSVQPGEVLALIGESGSGKTTTALALMAYARHGCRISAGRVQIGDTDVLALDAARQRSLRGHTVSYIAQSAAASFNPSRTIMDQVVEPTVIHGLCKRAEAEAKAVQLFRELALPDPENIGSRYPHQVSGGQLQRLMAAMALIGDPELVILDEPTTALDVTTQIEVLRAFRRVVRERRATAVYVSHDLAVVAQMADHILVLRNGRMSEINATGQILSAPADDYTKCLLAAARPAVRASGQASGDSELLLDVQELSCGYGAVDAKGQPAKIILEDINLKLYRGQAIGVIGESGSGKTTLARAVAGLLKPCHGSVMFDGHALKPTLQQRSPEELRRIQIVFQMADTALNPSQTIWRILARPLQFYKGLRGEPLKRRIHELLDLVKLPHTVADRLPGGLSGGQKQRVNLARALAAEPDLILCDEVTSALDTVVAAAVLDLMAELRRELGVSYLFISHDLHTVRSVCDEIVVMQHGRKLSQVARADYERGPHHPYYQLLARSVPELRQGWLDDMDRKAAEAA
- a CDS encoding tartrate dehydrogenase, with the protein product MTPTFRIALIAGDGIGKEVMPEGLRVVLAAAERFGFELDCRTIAWASCDYHAEHGQMMPDDWKEQLQGVDAIYFGAVGWPATVPDHVSLWGSLLKFRREFDQYINLRPVRLFEGVPCPLAGRKPGDIDYLVVRENTEGEYTSLGGVMYEGTEREIVIQESVFSRHGTDRVLKYACELARSRKRKHLTVATKSNGIAISMPWWDGRADAIGRDHPEVTVDKQHIDILSARFVLQPQRFDVVVASNLFGDILSDLGPATTGTIGLAPSANLNPERKFPSLFEPVHGSAPDIYGQNIANPIAMIWSGALMLDFLTQGQGAGRAAHDAILGAIEAVLRDGPRTRDLGGTASTTDIGMAIAERVAAA